In the Helianthus annuus cultivar XRQ/B chromosome 11, HanXRQr2.0-SUNRISE, whole genome shotgun sequence genome, one interval contains:
- the LOC110888372 gene encoding mitochondrial Rho GTPase 2 gives MFSIKHHPNLKHQVRLVVTSDSGTGKSSLNAAAASERFPESVSPVLPPTRLPADYYPNAVPVTIIDTASSLEGKAKLEEELKRADAVVLTYACDKSETLSRLQTFWIPKVRRLKVKALVIVVGCKLDLHDEHYLSNGPISGTSPERDARRPKTSAVGCRGGGVSGLGDA, from the exons ATGTTCTCCATCAAGCACCACCCAAACTTGAAACATCAAGTCCGCCTTGTGGTGACCAGTGACAGCGGCACCGGTAAATCGAGCCTAAATGCGGCAGCTGCATCGGAGAGGTTTCCGGAGAGTGTTTCTCCGGTGCTTCCTCCGACTCGTCTTCCTGCGGATTATTATCCAAATGCGGTTCCTGTTACGATTATCGATACGGCTTCTAG TTTGGAAGGTAAAGCTAAGTTAGAGGAAGAATTGAAGCGAGCGGATGCGGTTGTGTTGACTTATGCTTGTGATAAATCGGAGACGCTTAGTCGGCTTCAAACGTTCTGGATTCCGAAAGTTCGTCGTCTGAAG gTGAAGGCACTAGTGATTGTGGTTGGTTGCAAGCTAGATTTGCACGATGAACACTACCTG AGCAATGGACCGATCAGCGGTACGTCGCCGGAACGGGATGCTCGTCGGCCGAAGACGAGTGCGGTAGGGTGTCGTGGAGGTGGGGTTTCAGGTTTGGGTGATGCTTGA